From a region of the Catalinimonas alkaloidigena genome:
- a CDS encoding ribulose-bisphosphate carboxylase large subunit family protein yields MERITARYFIETPYAVEKAAQVLAGEQSSGTFVAVPGETEELKERFAARVEAITPVATVTTPAIPGATSETGTYHQAYVEVSWSIENFGYNLPTMVSTLQGNLYEITQFTGLKLMDLEVPRSFADHFRGPQFGIEGCRRLTDVQNRPLIGTIIKPSIGMTPAQTADLVKTLAEAGIDFIKDDELLSASANSPFEARVDTIMRVINDHADRTGKKVMYAFNLSDEIDSMLRRYEKIVASGGTCAMISLNSVGLAGVKKICDQGQLAIHGHRNGWGMLNRHPLLGIEFPAYQKLWRLAGVDQIHVNGIQNKFWESDDSVVRSIQAGLQPFLGGYSILPVVSSGQWGGQAPETYRRTQTTDLLYMAGGGIMAHPDGPAGGVAALRDAWEAAVEGLSVEEAAKRSPVFAKSVAKFGKKK; encoded by the coding sequence ATGGAAAGAATTACCGCCCGTTATTTTATTGAAACGCCGTACGCCGTCGAGAAGGCCGCCCAGGTACTGGCCGGCGAGCAATCGTCCGGTACGTTCGTGGCCGTGCCCGGCGAAACCGAGGAACTGAAAGAACGCTTTGCCGCCCGCGTCGAAGCGATTACGCCCGTCGCGACCGTGACCACCCCGGCCATTCCCGGCGCGACCTCCGAAACCGGTACCTACCATCAGGCCTACGTCGAGGTTTCCTGGTCGATCGAGAACTTCGGCTACAACCTGCCGACGATGGTGTCCACGTTACAGGGCAATTTGTACGAAATCACGCAATTTACCGGCCTGAAGCTGATGGACCTGGAGGTGCCACGCTCGTTCGCCGATCATTTTCGGGGACCGCAGTTCGGCATCGAGGGGTGTCGTCGGCTGACCGACGTGCAGAACCGGCCGCTGATCGGGACGATCATCAAACCCAGCATCGGCATGACGCCTGCTCAAACCGCCGACCTCGTGAAAACGCTGGCCGAAGCGGGCATCGACTTTATTAAAGACGACGAACTGCTGTCGGCGTCGGCCAACTCGCCGTTCGAAGCGCGGGTCGACACCATCATGCGTGTGATTAACGACCACGCCGACCGCACGGGAAAGAAGGTGATGTACGCTTTCAACCTCAGCGACGAAATCGATTCGATGTTGCGGCGCTACGAAAAGATTGTGGCATCGGGCGGCACCTGCGCCATGATCAGCCTGAACAGCGTGGGGCTTGCGGGCGTCAAGAAAATCTGCGACCAGGGACAACTGGCCATCCACGGCCACCGGAACGGCTGGGGCATGCTGAACCGGCATCCGCTGCTGGGCATCGAGTTTCCGGCCTACCAGAAGCTCTGGCGACTGGCCGGGGTCGATCAAATTCACGTGAACGGCATCCAGAATAAATTCTGGGAATCGGACGACTCGGTCGTGCGCTCCATCCAGGCGGGTCTGCAACCATTCCTCGGCGGCTACTCCATTCTGCCCGTGGTTTCGTCGGGTCAATGGGGCGGGCAGGCTCCGGAAACCTACCGCCGTACGCAAACTACTGATCTCTTATACATGGCGGGTGGCGGCATCATGGCCCATCCCGATGGACCCGCCGGAGGCGTAGCGGCGCTGCGCGATGCGTGGGAAGCCGCCGTAGAGGGGCTTTCGGTTGAAGAAGCGGCGAAACGCTCGCCCGTTTTCGCCAAATCTGTCGCCAAATTCGGAAAGAAGAAATGA
- a CDS encoding PIG-L family deacetylase codes for MKNFVRLYMVLCLCGPIFQTSAQAPDAASIRQQLERLNTCATVLYMAAHPDDENTAMIAWLVGERHARTGYLALTRGDGGQNLIGLELREQLGLIRTQELLAARRLDGGEQFFTRANDFGFSKSPEEAFEIWGKDQVFSDAVWVIRNFRPDIIIARFPTNGDGGHGHHTASAILAEEAYKAAADPKQFPEQLKYVKPWQVKHVYQNAWQPKDSSSVIHVDLGTYNPVLGKSYGEIAAESRSMHKSQGFGAAKLRGKRIDFLNVMAGPPLKGDVTKADPFQGVDLTWGRIKGGKAAGELVAQALRAYEPAHPEKLLPTLAAAYREVQKLQDPYWKSLKSAQLQKLMTDCAGLWLEARTPSIYVSPGDSLVVTATAINRLGAPVTWQKIAFPSNVDTSMALALPTNEVTSFTRALVVPSETPVSQPYWLEKTPTLGLYQVDDPQKIGQPESSAPFSVGMDLEIVGVPLHYDVPLRYVWVDPVQGELQRNLAVRPPVMVNLAEDVITFVNGETKPVTIRLKAGRDSLSGEARLQVPAGWTVSPAQQAYAIAQKEGEVRLTFQVSPGRSAGNSTETLRAVATTGDGRTYDRGLLTVDYPHIPVQTLFPPAEARLVKLDMQVAGRNIGYIPGAGDKIPDGLRQVGYQVTELSDAYLAEGDLSRFDAIVVGIRAYNVNDRMAYYQPRLLSYVEKGGVLVEQYNTSYGLKLPQIGPYEFTIGRRERVTKEEAPITYLNAKHPLLHYPNELTKADFDGWVQERGLYFANKWDTRYDTLLVANDPGEEPMAGGLLYTKYGKGAFVYTGYSFFRQLPAGVPGAFRLFSNLLAGGLTEPRKADEGTAETGK; via the coding sequence ATGAAAAATTTTGTTCGCCTGTACATGGTCCTGTGTCTGTGCGGTCCGATTTTCCAGACAAGCGCTCAAGCTCCCGATGCGGCATCGATCCGGCAACAGCTGGAACGGCTCAATACCTGTGCCACGGTGCTGTACATGGCGGCGCACCCCGACGATGAAAATACGGCGATGATTGCCTGGCTGGTGGGCGAACGCCACGCCCGCACCGGCTACCTGGCGCTGACGCGGGGCGACGGCGGGCAGAACCTGATCGGCCTGGAATTGCGCGAGCAGTTGGGCCTGATCCGCACGCAGGAACTGCTGGCGGCTCGGCGACTCGACGGTGGCGAGCAGTTCTTCACCCGGGCGAACGATTTCGGCTTCTCGAAGTCGCCGGAAGAGGCGTTCGAAATCTGGGGAAAAGATCAGGTGTTTTCCGATGCCGTGTGGGTTATTCGCAACTTTCGACCCGACATCATCATCGCCCGCTTCCCGACCAACGGCGACGGCGGACACGGCCACCACACGGCCTCGGCCATTCTGGCGGAAGAGGCCTACAAAGCCGCGGCCGATCCCAAGCAATTCCCGGAACAACTGAAATACGTCAAGCCCTGGCAGGTCAAACACGTGTACCAGAATGCCTGGCAACCGAAAGACTCCAGTTCCGTCATCCACGTCGATCTGGGAACCTACAATCCTGTGCTGGGCAAATCGTACGGCGAAATTGCCGCCGAAAGCCGGAGCATGCACAAAAGCCAGGGCTTCGGCGCGGCAAAGCTGCGCGGCAAACGCATCGATTTTCTGAACGTGATGGCCGGGCCGCCGCTCAAAGGCGACGTGACCAAAGCCGATCCGTTTCAGGGCGTGGACCTGACCTGGGGACGCATCAAAGGGGGCAAAGCGGCCGGGGAACTGGTGGCGCAGGCGCTCCGCGCGTACGAGCCGGCGCATCCTGAGAAACTGTTGCCAACGCTGGCCGCCGCCTATCGGGAGGTGCAGAAGCTGCAAGATCCTTACTGGAAAAGCCTAAAGTCAGCGCAACTGCAAAAGCTGATGACCGACTGTGCCGGTTTGTGGCTAGAGGCGCGTACGCCCAGCATTTACGTCTCACCCGGCGACAGCCTGGTGGTGACAGCTACGGCCATCAACCGCCTGGGAGCCCCCGTTACGTGGCAGAAAATTGCCTTTCCGAGCAACGTGGATACGTCCATGGCGCTGGCCTTGCCGACCAACGAGGTAACGTCGTTTACGCGGGCGTTGGTGGTGCCGTCGGAAACGCCGGTCTCGCAGCCGTACTGGCTGGAAAAAACGCCGACCCTGGGCCTCTATCAGGTAGACGACCCGCAGAAGATCGGGCAACCCGAAAGTTCGGCTCCTTTTTCCGTAGGCATGGACCTGGAAATCGTAGGCGTACCGCTGCACTACGACGTGCCGTTGCGCTACGTGTGGGTCGACCCGGTGCAGGGCGAGTTGCAACGCAACCTGGCCGTGCGCCCCCCGGTAATGGTCAACTTGGCCGAAGACGTGATTACGTTCGTAAACGGCGAAACCAAACCGGTCACGATCCGACTGAAGGCCGGACGCGATAGCCTGTCCGGCGAAGCCCGATTGCAGGTCCCGGCCGGATGGACAGTGAGCCCGGCACAGCAGGCATACGCCATTGCCCAAAAAGAAGGCGAGGTTCGCCTCACCTTTCAGGTTTCGCCGGGCCGTAGCGCCGGAAACAGCACCGAAACGCTCCGCGCTGTGGCCACGACCGGCGATGGTCGCACTTACGACCGGGGCCTTCTGACGGTAGATTATCCACACATTCCGGTACAGACGCTCTTTCCGCCCGCAGAAGCCCGGCTGGTGAAGCTGGACATGCAGGTTGCCGGGCGCAACATCGGCTACATTCCCGGTGCGGGCGATAAAATTCCGGACGGATTACGGCAGGTGGGCTATCAGGTAACGGAACTGAGTGATGCGTACCTGGCCGAAGGCGATCTGTCGCGTTTCGATGCGATTGTGGTCGGCATCCGGGCCTACAACGTGAACGACCGGATGGCCTATTACCAGCCCCGGTTGTTGTCATACGTAGAAAAGGGCGGCGTGCTGGTAGAACAATACAACACGAGCTATGGTCTGAAGCTGCCGCAAATCGGCCCGTACGAGTTCACCATCGGGCGGCGCGAGCGCGTCACGAAAGAAGAAGCGCCCATTACGTACCTGAACGCCAAGCATCCGCTGTTGCACTATCCCAACGAACTGACCAAAGCCGATTTCGACGGCTGGGTGCAGGAGCGAGGCCTTTATTTTGCTAACAAATGGGACACGCGGTACGACACACTTCTGGTGGCGAACGATCCGGGCGAGGAGCCGATGGCGGGGGGATTGCTGTATACCAAGTATGGCAAAGGGGCGTTCGTGTACACCGGCTATTCCTTCTTTCGGCAGTTGCCGGCCGGAGTGCCCGGGGCGTTTCGTCTGTTCTCCAACCTGCTGGCCGGGGGGCTGACCGAACCACGAAAAGCCGACGAGGGAACCGCAGAAACCGGGAAATAA
- a CDS encoding TolC family protein has translation MNIRTLCLMLLLGSPFFATQAQETSSKGVWTLEEAVNYAVENNLTIQRAALNAEQSDAALLQSQINLAPTLNAQASHNYQFGRNADPTTNTFINQQIRTNNFGVQASVPLFNGFANRTSIKAQKSELDASKADIETARNDTRLSVAANYLNILLAKELLQRAQYQVANSQEQTERTRRLVDAGAAPEANLLELESQLATDELSVINAQNQLDLAELQLQQLLQLPVSDNFNVVTPELDDLLATDQIELSLPTAVYLEAVNTQPQIKAADLRVEGALWNLKVAKGQYYPRLSLNGSLFSGFSSARVRTLTSSSEPSSPNLIYIQTRDEGYLPVPASLFESGSSGSGGVEQVPFWEQINSNFNQSVGLSLTIPILNNWQARTNVANANINARRAQITAQETRNQLRQTIEQAYNDARAAAKRYAASQRQITALRENARVAEQRFNVGALNALDYSLSRNNLNNAESNLLEAKYDYIFKKKVLDFYEGKPIKL, from the coding sequence ATGAACATCCGTACGCTTTGCCTAATGCTTCTGCTGGGCAGTCCTTTTTTTGCCACGCAAGCACAGGAGACCTCCTCCAAAGGGGTCTGGACGCTGGAAGAAGCCGTCAACTATGCCGTCGAGAACAACCTGACCATCCAACGTGCCGCGCTCAACGCCGAGCAGTCGGATGCGGCGCTGTTGCAGTCGCAAATCAACCTGGCCCCGACCCTCAACGCACAGGCCAGCCACAACTACCAGTTCGGACGAAACGCCGACCCCACCACCAACACGTTCATCAACCAGCAGATCCGCACCAACAACTTCGGCGTGCAGGCCAGCGTGCCGCTCTTCAACGGGTTTGCCAACCGGACGTCGATCAAGGCTCAGAAAAGCGAACTCGACGCCTCGAAGGCCGACATCGAAACGGCCCGCAACGACACCCGCCTGAGTGTGGCGGCCAATTACTTGAACATTCTGCTGGCCAAGGAGCTGTTGCAGCGGGCGCAGTATCAGGTGGCCAACTCGCAGGAGCAGACGGAACGCACCCGCCGCCTGGTGGACGCCGGAGCCGCGCCGGAAGCCAACCTGTTGGAGCTGGAATCGCAACTTGCTACCGATGAACTGTCGGTGATCAACGCGCAGAACCAACTCGATTTGGCCGAATTGCAATTGCAGCAACTGTTGCAACTCCCGGTCAGCGATAATTTCAACGTCGTGACGCCGGAGCTGGACGACCTGCTGGCTACCGATCAGATCGAACTCAGCCTGCCCACCGCCGTGTACCTGGAAGCGGTCAACACCCAACCTCAGATCAAAGCGGCCGACCTACGGGTCGAAGGGGCGCTCTGGAACCTGAAGGTTGCCAAAGGCCAGTACTATCCGCGTCTATCGCTCAACGGCAGCCTGTTTTCGGGCTTTTCCAGTGCACGTGTACGCACGCTGACCAGTTCGTCGGAACCCTCGAGCCCCAACCTGATTTACATCCAGACCCGCGACGAAGGCTACTTGCCGGTACCGGCCTCGCTGTTCGAATCCGGGTCGAGCGGTTCGGGGGGGGTAGAACAGGTGCCGTTCTGGGAGCAGATCAACAGCAACTTCAACCAATCGGTGGGCCTGAGCCTGACCATCCCGATTCTGAACAACTGGCAGGCGCGCACCAACGTGGCCAACGCCAACATCAACGCCCGCCGCGCCCAAATCACCGCCCAGGAAACCCGCAACCAGTTGCGCCAGACCATCGAACAGGCGTACAACGACGCCCGGGCCGCCGCCAAGCGGTACGCCGCCTCGCAGCGCCAGATCACCGCCCTGCGCGAAAACGCCCGGGTGGCCGAGCAACGGTTCAACGTCGGTGCGCTCAACGCCCTCGACTATTCGCTGTCGCGCAACAACCTGAACAACGCAGAGTCGAACCTGCTGGAGGCGAAATACGATTACATCTTTAAAAAGAAAGTGCTTGATTTCTACGAAGGAAAGCCCATTAAACTTTAA
- a CDS encoding efflux RND transporter periplasmic adaptor subunit has product MAKKSSNRIFIILGVVLVVLVLFVVVAKRQGWVGEPNGEQVSTAPVKRVNITEMVSASGKVQPEVEVKISPDVSGEIVELLIKEGDSVKEGQLLLKIRPDNYVSLVDRAVANLNTNRANLSQATAAVAQSEARFAQAKANYERNKSLFEQKVISAADWEQIKTDYEVAQKEVESARQNAQAARYNVSSAQAGVDEAQENLRRTSILAPMSGTVSKLDVELGERVVGTSQMAGTEMLRIANLNNMEVAVDVNENDIIRVQVGDTARIDVDSYSYLDKEFKGIVTSIANTANEALTTDAVTEFEVKVRILNESYEDLAEGIKTVSPFRPGMTASVEIITDRRQDVLSVPLAAVTTRSPNDDKKPGENNEGPNASSNTQETRPGAEPIEVVFVVKDGKAERRPVKTGISDFDNIEILSGLQEGEVVVSGPFRTVSQKLKDGDDVRIEEKKEGSDASPDQVAARQ; this is encoded by the coding sequence ATGGCTAAAAAATCTAGCAACCGGATATTTATCATTTTAGGCGTCGTGCTGGTCGTCCTGGTCCTCTTCGTAGTGGTGGCCAAGCGCCAGGGCTGGGTGGGCGAACCCAATGGCGAACAGGTCTCTACCGCGCCCGTCAAGCGGGTCAACATCACCGAAATGGTGAGCGCTTCCGGCAAAGTACAACCCGAGGTAGAAGTCAAAATCTCGCCGGACGTTTCGGGCGAAATCGTGGAACTACTCATCAAAGAAGGCGACTCGGTAAAAGAAGGACAGCTGCTGCTGAAGATCCGCCCCGACAACTACGTGTCACTGGTCGACCGGGCCGTGGCCAACCTGAATACCAACCGCGCCAACCTTTCGCAGGCTACTGCCGCCGTGGCGCAGTCCGAAGCACGCTTTGCCCAGGCAAAGGCCAACTACGAGCGGAACAAGTCGCTCTTCGAACAGAAAGTGATTTCGGCAGCCGACTGGGAACAGATCAAGACCGACTACGAAGTGGCGCAGAAAGAGGTAGAATCGGCCCGGCAAAATGCGCAGGCCGCCCGCTACAACGTATCGAGCGCACAGGCCGGCGTCGACGAAGCCCAGGAGAACCTGCGCCGCACGTCCATTCTGGCGCCCATGAGCGGCACGGTCTCCAAGCTCGACGTCGAACTGGGCGAACGCGTGGTCGGTACGTCGCAAATGGCCGGGACGGAAATGCTGCGCATTGCCAACCTCAATAATATGGAAGTGGCGGTCGACGTGAACGAAAACGACATCATCCGGGTGCAGGTGGGCGACACGGCCCGCATCGACGTCGACTCGTACTCGTACCTGGACAAGGAATTCAAAGGCATTGTGACGTCCATCGCCAACACCGCGAACGAGGCCCTGACTACCGACGCCGTTACCGAATTTGAAGTGAAGGTGCGCATCCTGAACGAATCGTACGAAGACCTGGCCGAAGGCATCAAAACCGTGTCGCCGTTCCGTCCCGGCATGACCGCCTCCGTCGAAATCATCACCGATCGCCGGCAGGATGTGCTGTCGGTTCCGCTGGCGGCCGTTACGACCCGCAGCCCGAACGACGACAAAAAACCGGGTGAGAACAACGAGGGACCGAACGCCTCGTCTAACACCCAGGAGACTCGCCCCGGAGCCGAGCCCATCGAAGTAGTGTTCGTGGTGAAAGACGGCAAAGCCGAGCGCCGCCCCGTGAAAACTGGCATCAGCGACTTCGACAACATCGAGATTCTGTCGGGTTTGCAGGAAGGCGAAGTGGTGGTGTCGGGTCCGTTCCGCACCGTTTCTCAGAAGCTGAAAGACGGCGATGACGTGCGCATCGAAGAGAAAAAAGAAGGATCGGACGCTTCGCCAGACCAGGTGGCCGCACGCCAGTAA